AGAAGACACAATCATGTTCTCCACTTTTCCAGCTAAATATCCTAATACCCCCGATGAAGCAGCTCTAGAAGCTAAGCCTGCTTTGTGTTCAATAGATTCGAAATCCAATTCCGGTAATTCACCAGATAGGAAGAAATCTAATTTCTCAGCTAGTGCTTTGTTAGAAGCTCTCCAAGCTTCAATTTCAGCTTTCTTTTCGGCAGCTTTTGCTGTTTTTTCTTTTAAAATATTTTTATATAATGCTTGAACATCCTCAAAAATATCAAATGGGCTCTCTGGATTTGCCCCTAAGTTTAATAAGGTTTTTGTATAATCTGCTCCTGTATGACCAATGGGTTGACCGTGTAACTCACAATGTCCTTCAAACATACTACCATCAGCTGCAACGGCACCTTTTCCCATGATGGTTTTACCAATTATTAAGGTTGGTTTTTCGGTTTCATTATTAGCATCGGTTAAAGCTTTTCTAATTTCATCGTGGTTATGTCCGTCTATAGTCACCACTTTCCAACCCCATGCTTCGTATTTCATGGCAGTATCTTCGGTAGTTACTTCATCTGTAGCCGTTGATAATTGAATATCGTTTGAATCGAAGAACATGATAAAATTGCTCAATCCTAAATGACCTGCAATTCTACCAGCACCTTGGGAAACTTCTTCTTGCACACCGCCATCAGAAATAAAACCATATATTTTATGATTCATCCAATCTCCAAATCTGGCTTGTAAAAATTTAGCACCTATCGCAGCACCAATACCCATAGTATGTCCTTGCCCTAATGGCCCTGACGTATTCTCGATACCTCTTTTAACATCTACTTCTGGGTGCCCAGGCGTAATTGAACCCCATTGTCTAAAATTAGCAACATCATTTTTTTCATAATTCCCTAAAAGATAATACTGTGCATACATTAATGTAGACAAATGGCCTGCATCCATAAAAAAGCGGTCTCTAAAAGGCCACTCCATATCTGTAGGGTCGAAATTAAAGAACTCGGAGTATAGGATGTGCATAAAATCTGCACCGCCCATAGGGCCTCCTGGGTGTCCTGAATTCGCTTTCTCTACCATCGCTACAGCTAATGCTCTAATATTATCTGCTGCTTGTTGATCTAATTTTTTGTTCATTTTAATTGTGGTTAATTTTAATAGCCTGTAACTTAGCTTTAATTATTCAATGTCTGTTATTCAATGTCTGTTTTAAAATCGATGTGCAAAATTAAAACATTTTATCTAAACCGTATTACCTAATACATAGATATATTATGTTAAATCTATGAGATACATTTATTTGCAAATATATAATAATTATTTAATAAGTGTTTTACAAACACTTATTTTTTTAAGCAATATTTTAATGGGAAGATATAAATCGTATTTTGGATTTTTTAAAGTTTAAAGATTTCTTCTAAAAGAAGCCACTTCTCCCCTTCCTTAGCCATTGGTAATTTTTGCTGAAATTCCCACATTAAGGATTCCCATTCTTGTACTTTTGGGTTATTGGCATCCAATTCAGCTTTAGCTTCAAAAGAAAACGAGGCATTTACCTCTATTATCATAAACAATCTATTCCCTAGATTATAGATTTCCATATTTTCAATACCAGAATCCTTAATGCTTTTTAGCACTTCAGGCCATACGTTTTTATGAAGTTCTTTGTATGCTTCAATTAACTTAGGATCCTCTTTTAAATCGCAAGTAAGACAGTATTTTCTATTATTCATGATTGGTTAACTATTATATTTTGAATACACTCTTTTTCCATAAATCCCAATAACAATAAAACAAATAAGGGTTATTACAAAAGAAAAACGCATTTCTGTTAACCCAAAATAGCTAACATCTTCGTAACCTGCGCCTCCTAAATCCAGTATGGAGCCCTGCAATGGTGTTAACAAAGCACCACCTACAATCGCCATTACTAAAAAAGCGGCACCAAATTTCGCATCTTGTCCTTGCCCTTCTAAAGCAATGCCATAAATAGTAGGAAACATAATAGACATAAACACCGAGGTCGCTATTAAGGAATAAATACCCAAAAAGCCCGGTAAAATCATAGTGCCTATTGTTGTAAAGGATGCTCCTATAGCAAAATACATTAACAATTTACCCGAATTAATATTTTTCATTAACGCCGTACCAATCATTCTTCCTGTTAAAAATACTATATAGCCAGCTAAACCAAACCAAACTGCAGATTTACTGTCAATGCCTAAAGTTTCAGCATATTGATACACATAGGTCCAACACATAATTTGAGCTCCCACATAAAAAATTTGTGCAACAACACCGAATGCAAATTTTGGTTGGCTCCATAATCTTTTAACGGAATTAATAAAATTAACTTTAGCTTCTTGGTCTTTATTTTGTGGCATTTTCAATAAACTAATCATGATAAAAAACAACAAAACAACAAAACCTAAAATAACATACGGGTTTCGTATCACCTCTAAATCTGAAGTTTTAATGACTGCTTTCGCGGTCTCTGATAAGGTATCAAAAATGGGTTGTCCATCTGCCGTAGTATCATCAGATTTTAAAGCATTCAATACAAAGTTTTGGGCAATTAACAAACCACCTATGGATCCCATTGGATTGAACATTTGTGCAAAATTCAATCGTCTTGTTGCTGTTTCTTCAGCACCCATTGATAAAATATATGGATTTGCCGTAGTCTCTAAAAAAGCCAAACCAAAGGTTAAAATATAATACGATGCTAAAAAGAACCCATAACTTTCATACTGGGCAGCAGGAAAGAACAATAACGCACCTATGGCGTAAAGTGCTAAGCCTACCAAAACCCCTTTTTTATATGAATATTTATTCACAAATAAAGCTGCTGGAATAGCCATACATCCATAGCCCCCATAAAAAGCTAACTGTACATAGGAAGCTTCAACGTTTGAAAGTTCCAATACTTTTTGAAACGCTCTAACCATTGGATTGGTAATATCGTTGGCAAATCCCCAAAGGGCAAATAACGAGGTGATTAAAATAAAGGGTACAATAACCGATTTGGCTACTACTGGAATTTTTGTGGTACTATTCATTTTTGGTTTAGTTGGTTGATTTAAAATTTAATTTGGATTATTCAGTCAACAGTGATCGATCCAGATGCACGTAACCACCATCAACAATGATGTACTGGCCCGTCGTATGTGACGACCTATCTGAAATAGTAAATAAACAGGCATCCGCAATTTCTTCGGGTGTTGTCATTCTATTTTCCAATGGGATTTTTTTGACAATGGCCTTTAATTTTTCTTCGCCATTATCCAAAGTCTTGATCCAATTATCGTAAGCAGGCGTCCAGCTTTCTGAAATGATCAAGGCGTTAACACGGATTTTGTCCTTAATCAAATCGACCGCCCATTCTCTGGTCAAGCCCAATACACCCCCTTTTGAAGCAGCGTACCCGGAAGTACCCCCTTGTCCCGTCATACCCACTTTAGAACCTATGTTCAATATGTTTCCTTTTGACTTTTTAATATAAGGCAGACAATATTTCGTCATGACAAAAAAACTGACCAAGTTAAGTTTTAAAGACCACATAAAATCGTCAATGGACGCATCAAGACCCACACCATCGTTTACGCCAACATTATTAATCAAAGCGTCTATTCGACCGTATTTTTCAGCAATTGCTTTTACGGCGGCTTCAATTTGATCTGGTTGTGTTAAATCGGTTTTCACAAATAGCGCATCAATACCTCTTTCATGTAATTCCTTTTCATAACCATAACCACGATCGTTACGGCAAACA
This genomic window from Mariniflexile sp. TRM1-10 contains:
- a CDS encoding SDR family oxidoreductase, whose amino-acid sequence is MDLHLKDKVVVVTGAAGIKGSIGETIVQSLANEGAIPVIVCRNDRGYGYEKELHERGIDALFVKTDLTQPDQIEAAVKAIAEKYGRIDALINNVGVNDGVGLDASIDDFMWSLKLNLVSFFVMTKYCLPYIKKSKGNILNIGSKVGMTGQGGTSGYAASKGGVLGLTREWAVDLIKDKIRVNALIISESWTPAYDNWIKTLDNGEEKLKAIVKKIPLENRMTTPEEIADACLFTISDRSSHTTGQYIIVDGGYVHLDRSLLTE
- the fucP gene encoding L-fucose:H+ symporter permease translates to MNSTTKIPVVAKSVIVPFILITSLFALWGFANDITNPMVRAFQKVLELSNVEASYVQLAFYGGYGCMAIPAALFVNKYSYKKGVLVGLALYAIGALLFFPAAQYESYGFFLASYYILTFGLAFLETTANPYILSMGAEETATRRLNFAQMFNPMGSIGGLLIAQNFVLNALKSDDTTADGQPIFDTLSETAKAVIKTSDLEVIRNPYVILGFVVLLFFIMISLLKMPQNKDQEAKVNFINSVKRLWSQPKFAFGVVAQIFYVGAQIMCWTYVYQYAETLGIDSKSAVWFGLAGYIVFLTGRMIGTALMKNINSGKLLMYFAIGASFTTIGTMILPGFLGIYSLIATSVFMSIMFPTIYGIALEGQGQDAKFGAAFLVMAIVGGALLTPLQGSILDLGGAGYEDVSYFGLTEMRFSFVITLICFIVIGIYGKRVYSKYNS
- a CDS encoding L-rhamnose mutarotase; its protein translation is MNNRKYCLTCDLKEDPKLIEAYKELHKNVWPEVLKSIKDSGIENMEIYNLGNRLFMIIEVNASFSFEAKAELDANNPKVQEWESLMWEFQQKLPMAKEGEKWLLLEEIFKL
- a CDS encoding transketolase family protein, with the translated sequence MNKKLDQQAADNIRALAVAMVEKANSGHPGGPMGGADFMHILYSEFFNFDPTDMEWPFRDRFFMDAGHLSTLMYAQYYLLGNYEKNDVANFRQWGSITPGHPEVDVKRGIENTSGPLGQGHTMGIGAAIGAKFLQARFGDWMNHKIYGFISDGGVQEEVSQGAGRIAGHLGLSNFIMFFDSNDIQLSTATDEVTTEDTAMKYEAWGWKVVTIDGHNHDEIRKALTDANNETEKPTLIIGKTIMGKGAVAADGSMFEGHCELHGQPIGHTGADYTKTLLNLGANPESPFDIFEDVQALYKNILKEKTAKAAEKKAEIEAWRASNKALAEKLDFFLSGELPELDFESIEHKAGLASRAASSGVLGYLAGKVENMIVSSADLSNSDKTDGFLKKTHALKKGDFSGAFLQAGVAELTMACIANGLALHGGIIPVVATFFVFSDYMKPAIRLSGIQELPVKYVWTHDAFRVGEDGPTHQPVEQEAQIRLLEKLKNHSGKPSFLALRPADSAETSVAWKMALENKSTPTGLILSRQNIKDIPAIGVSRYKEALAAEKGGYLVKEVENPDVVLIANGSEVATLVAAAEILEAENGLKVNIASIISEGLFKLQSKDYQNTVIPKDKPLFGLTAGLPVNLEGLVGDNGKVFGLDHFGYSAPANVLDDKFGFTGEKVSKQVLEYLKTVLKTI